From the Comamonas odontotermitis genome, one window contains:
- a CDS encoding Cd(II)/Pb(II)-responsive transcriptional regulator, translating to MVATGALYKIGEAATRSGVSAANIRYYEKEGLLSAGARSESSYRLYSDAEIHQLRFIRLCRAMDMSLDEVRSLLALDWHSTEDCTAARTTVDAHLHHVRERLQELQTLEKELVALRDCCDGHSGVCRTIEALHRRADTQDLGATVGSAVKRHV from the coding sequence ATGGTTGCAACCGGCGCACTCTACAAAATCGGCGAAGCGGCTACGCGCTCGGGCGTGTCGGCCGCCAATATCCGTTATTACGAGAAAGAAGGCCTGCTCAGCGCTGGCGCCAGAAGCGAGAGCAGCTATCGTTTGTATAGCGATGCAGAGATTCACCAACTGCGCTTCATCCGCCTGTGCCGGGCTATGGACATGTCCCTGGACGAAGTGCGTTCTTTGCTCGCCCTCGATTGGCACAGTACGGAAGACTGCACCGCCGCCCGCACGACGGTGGATGCGCACCTGCACCATGTGCGCGAGCGCCTGCAGGAGTTGCAGACCCTGGAGAAGGAGCTGGTCGCCCTCAGGGATTGCTGCGATGGCCACTCTGGCGTGTGCCGCACCATCGAGGCATTGCACCGGCGTGCCGATACGCAGGACCTGGGAGCCACCGTAGGCTCAGCCGTCAAGCGGCATGTCTGA